One window of Acipenser ruthenus chromosome 52, fAciRut3.2 maternal haplotype, whole genome shotgun sequence genomic DNA carries:
- the LOC117433064 gene encoding tripartite motif-containing protein 16-like has protein sequence MAEATILVAHDQFSCPVCLELLKDPVAIPCGHSYCMGCIKNCWDQTDHTGVYSCPQCRETFTPRPVLRRNNVLAEVVEKLKKTGLNPPPAQSYAGPGDVPCDFCTGRKFKAVKSCLTCLASFCETHVNPHYEGAAFKRHKLMNAIGNLEQKLCAEHQKVLEVFCRTDQMCICWLCTDEDHKSHDTVSAKKERTGKQKQLGETQTEIQQRIQERVKVVEEMKQAVESLKRSACIEIKESEKIFTELIRSIEKIHTEVIELIGDNEKVVVNQAEGLIKKLEQEIAELSRRNAELKQLSETEDHIHFLQNFQSLCAPPEAGDLPSVTVNTGISFGAVRKAVSDLKDHIEDFCKRELVKITKTVNEVAVDSLQPPEPRKRAELINYSCQLTLDPNTAYREICLSEGNRKVTWGEIQRYPDHPERFDSWEQVLCREGLSGTRCYWEIEWSGGGAFIGVTYKGINRKGGDASCGLGFNDKSWSLYCSGSSYTAWHNNNQTAITAPCYPRIGVYLDFNAGTLSFYGVSDTMMLLHRFKNTFTEPLYPGFWIGSDSPVTICQLN, from the exons ATGGCAGAAGCAACTATTCTAGTAGCGCATGACCAGTTTAGCTGTCCAgtgtgtctggagctattgaaggacccggtcgctattccatgtggacacagttactgtatggggtgtattaagaactgctgggatcagactgatcatacaggtgtctacagctgcccccagtgcagagagacctttaccccaaggcctgttctgcgcAGAAACAATGTtctggctgaagttgtggagaaattaaagaagacaggactcaatcctcctcctgctcaaagttatgctggacctggagatgtgccgtgtgatttctgcactgggagaaagttcaaagctgtgaaatcctgtttgacgtgcctggcctctttctgtgaaacacacgtcaatcCACACTATGAGGGtgctgctttcaagaggcacaagctgatgaATGCAATAGGAAAtttggagcagaagctttgtgctgaacaccaaaaggttttggaggtcttctgtagaacgGATCAGATGTGTATTTGCTGGTTGTGTACAGACGAGGatcacaagagccatgatacagtctcagctaaGAAAGAAAGGACAGgcaaacag aagcagctgggagagacacagacagaaatacaacagagaatccaggagagagtGAAAGTAGTGGAGGAgatgaaacaggctgtggagtcactgaaa agatctgcatgcatagaaataaaggaaagtgagaagatctttactgagctgatccgatcgattgagaagatccacactgaggttattgagctgattggagatAACGAGAAAGTTgtagtgaatcaggctgaaggactcataaagaaactggagcaggagattgctgagttAAGCAGGAGAAatgctgagctgaaacagctttcagagacagaggatcacatccattttctacag aatttccagtctctctgtgcccctcctgaagctggagacttacccagcgttactgtcaatacaggcatctcttttggggctgtgaggaaagctgtatctgaccttaaagaccatattgaggacttctgcaagagggaattagtcaaaataactaaaacag tgaatgaagttgcagttgaCAGTCTTCAGCCTCCAGAGCCAAGGAAAAGAGCTGAGCTTATAAACT ATTcatgtcagctcacactggaccccaacacagcataTAGAGAGAtttgtctgtctgaagggaacagaaaggtgacatgggGAGAGATCCAGCGATATCctgatcacccagagagatttgacagCTGGGaacaagtgctttgcagagagggtttgtctgggactcgctgttactgggagattgagtggagtgggggaggggcttttataggagtcacatataaaggaatcaacaGGAAAGGAGGGGATGCTTCCTGTGGCCTTGgtttcaatgacaagtcctggagtttgtacTGCTCTGGTTCGAGTTACActgcctggcacaataacaatcaaactgcaataactgccccctgctaccccagaataggagtgtatctggactttaatgctggcactctgtcattttatggagtctctgacacaatgaTGCTCTTGCACAGATTCAAAaacacattcactgagccgctctatcctgggttttggaTTGGTTCTGATtcccctgtaacaatctgccagctgaattag